One window of the Brevundimonas goettingensis genome contains the following:
- a CDS encoding copper resistance system multicopper oxidase: MSTPRLDRRTLLRGAAAGGGLLGLQGLLPAWAQTGSAGLRADLPTLTGPNIDLTVGHTPFTVGGRTGHAVTINGVLPAPLLRLREGQNVRLSVANTLDEDTSIHWHGLLVPFQMDGVPGISFPGIRARETFVYEFPIKQSGTFWYHSHSNLQEAMGHYGPIVIDPASADPVAYDREHVLVLSDWSFMHPHEILAKLKKSPGYFNQQRTTLAGLMDGSDRMSLEERRMWGQMRMDPRDILDVSGSTYTYLINGHGPQENWTGLFRPGERVRLRVINASAMSIFNVRIPGLPMTVVQADGENVRPVETDEFQISVAETYDVIVQPTEDRAYTIVSEAIDRSGMGRATLAPRLGMTAEVPPLREVPNLTMRDMGMGGMDHGAMGDMSGMDHGAMAGMNHAAPAQDAPAAGEMAGMSMSGMNMRDPENAPPDMAVGVGVDAIAMDPANRLGERPIGLTTVDHRVLVYTDLVSLQPNKDPRPPSRTMEIHLTGNMERFMWGFDGRKFSELVEPIRFERNERVRVTLVNDTMMAHPIHLHGHFFELVTGGPAGHQPLKHTVNVAPGGKVTFDLTADAPGDWAFHCHMLMHMHAGMFNVVTVRPMDGAAS; this comes from the coding sequence ATGTCCACGCCCCGCCTCGATCGCCGAACGCTTCTCCGTGGCGCAGCCGCCGGCGGCGGGCTGCTGGGCCTGCAGGGTTTGCTCCCCGCCTGGGCGCAAACAGGATCGGCGGGACTGCGGGCGGATCTTCCGACGCTGACGGGACCGAACATCGACCTGACCGTCGGACACACGCCCTTCACCGTAGGCGGCCGCACCGGCCATGCGGTGACCATCAACGGCGTTCTGCCGGCGCCGCTGCTACGCCTTAGAGAAGGTCAGAACGTCCGGCTATCAGTCGCCAACACCCTGGACGAGGACACCTCGATCCACTGGCACGGCCTGCTCGTCCCGTTCCAGATGGACGGCGTGCCCGGCATCAGCTTCCCCGGCATCCGGGCGCGTGAAACCTTCGTCTACGAGTTCCCGATCAAGCAGTCGGGCACCTTCTGGTATCACAGCCACTCCAACCTTCAGGAGGCGATGGGCCACTACGGTCCGATCGTCATCGACCCGGCGAGCGCCGATCCGGTCGCCTACGACCGCGAGCATGTGCTGGTCCTGTCGGACTGGAGTTTCATGCATCCGCACGAAATCCTGGCCAAGCTGAAGAAGAGTCCGGGCTACTTCAACCAGCAGCGCACCACGCTGGCGGGGCTCATGGACGGCAGCGACCGCATGAGCCTGGAGGAACGGCGCATGTGGGGCCAGATGCGGATGGACCCGCGCGACATCCTCGACGTCAGCGGCTCGACCTACACCTATCTGATCAACGGCCATGGGCCGCAGGAGAACTGGACCGGCCTGTTCCGGCCCGGCGAGCGGGTGCGGCTGCGCGTCATCAACGCCTCGGCCATGTCGATCTTCAACGTCCGCATCCCGGGCCTGCCGATGACCGTGGTGCAGGCCGACGGCGAGAATGTGCGCCCGGTCGAGACGGACGAGTTCCAGATTTCGGTCGCTGAGACCTACGACGTCATCGTCCAACCGACCGAGGACCGCGCCTACACCATCGTCTCCGAAGCCATCGACCGGTCCGGCATGGGCCGGGCGACCCTGGCGCCGCGCCTGGGCATGACGGCCGAGGTCCCGCCGCTGCGCGAGGTCCCGAACCTCACCATGCGCGACATGGGCATGGGCGGAATGGATCACGGCGCGATGGGCGACATGTCCGGTATGGACCATGGCGCGATGGCCGGAATGAACCACGCAGCGCCGGCCCAGGACGCGCCCGCGGCCGGCGAGATGGCCGGGATGTCCATGTCGGGCATGAACATGCGCGATCCCGAGAACGCTCCGCCCGACATGGCGGTGGGCGTCGGCGTCGATGCGATCGCCATGGACCCCGCCAACCGTCTGGGTGAGCGTCCGATCGGTCTCACGACCGTCGATCATCGCGTCCTCGTCTACACCGACCTGGTGTCGCTCCAGCCGAACAAGGACCCGCGCCCCCCGTCTCGGACGATGGAGATCCACCTGACCGGCAACATGGAGCGGTTTATGTGGGGGTTCGACGGCCGAAAGTTCAGCGAACTGGTCGAACCGATCCGCTTCGAGCGCAACGAGCGGGTGCGGGTGACCCTGGTCAACGACACCATGATGGCCCACCCGATCCATCTGCATGGTCATTTCTTTGAACTGGTGACCGGCGGACCGGCCGGTCACCAGCCCCTCAAGCATACGGTCAACGTCGCGCCCGGCGGCAAGGTGACCTTCGATCTGACCGCCGACGCGCCCGGCGACTGGGCCTTCCACTGCCACATGCTGATGCACATGCACGCCGGC
- a CDS encoding RNA polymerase sigma factor, producing the protein MGAEQSIEARAATGDRAAFTALMAATKADLYRFVRRYVGDESEAHDVLQESYASAWLALRRYDPARPFDVWLRSIALNKCRDWGRRRAVRRVVRGVMGLEAPEAAAVGDDAPSPETRLDDQRRAEALQRALRDLPDALKGPLLLATLEGRSHAEIASILGITPKAVETRVARARKTLTAALGQASGGDA; encoded by the coding sequence GTGGGTGCCGAGCAGAGCATCGAGGCCCGCGCGGCGACCGGAGACCGGGCCGCCTTCACCGCCTTGATGGCTGCCACAAAGGCCGATCTCTACCGGTTCGTGCGCCGCTATGTCGGCGATGAGTCCGAAGCGCATGACGTGCTCCAGGAAAGTTATGCGTCCGCCTGGCTCGCCCTGCGGCGGTATGATCCGGCGCGGCCGTTCGACGTCTGGCTTCGCTCCATCGCCCTCAACAAATGTCGAGACTGGGGCCGGCGGCGCGCGGTGCGCCGGGTCGTGCGCGGCGTCATGGGCCTGGAGGCGCCTGAGGCGGCGGCGGTGGGCGACGATGCGCCCTCACCCGAGACCCGGCTGGACGATCAGCGCAGGGCCGAAGCTCTGCAACGCGCCTTGCGGGACCTTCCCGACGCCCTGAAGGGGCCGCTTCTGCTCGCCACGCTCGAGGGACGGTCTCACGCCGAGATCGCCTCGATCCTCGGCATTACGCCCAAGGCGGTCGAGACCCGCGTAGCCCGCGCCCGCAAGACCTTGACGGCGGCTCTGGGCCAGGCTTCCGGCGGAGACGCTTGA
- a CDS encoding Spy/CpxP family protein refolding chaperone — translation MRAAWKSIFITAILAALASGAATWASATWVMRERQPPSLHSVVHEKLDLSPEQDRRLDVVEARFAAQRPALEAEVRAANRELAAAIAASDGDTPQVQAAVDHFHAAMGDLQKATITHVFEMRSVLTPAQAEVFDAAVVEALHDDAG, via the coding sequence ATGAGGGCCGCCTGGAAGTCGATTTTCATTACGGCCATCCTCGCCGCGCTGGCCAGCGGCGCGGCGACCTGGGCGAGCGCGACCTGGGTCATGCGGGAGCGGCAGCCGCCAAGCCTGCACAGCGTTGTCCATGAGAAACTCGACCTGAGCCCTGAGCAGGATCGACGGCTCGACGTGGTCGAAGCCCGGTTCGCCGCTCAGCGGCCGGCGCTCGAAGCGGAAGTCCGCGCGGCCAATCGCGAACTGGCGGCCGCCATCGCCGCCAGTGACGGCGACACGCCCCAGGTCCAGGCCGCGGTCGATCATTTCCACGCCGCCATGGGCGATCTGCAGAAGGCGACGATCACCCACGTGTTCGAGATGCGATCCGTCCTGACCCCCGCGCAGGCCGAGGTGTTCGACGCCGCCGTCGTCGAGGCCCTGCACGACGACGCCGGCTAA
- a CDS encoding acyltransferase family protein, translated as MRFFLALGVVLFHFQLYWTLPAESAGLLNRARLGVDVFFILSGFILTHVYLQGDRAPNYSRFLAARLARIYPAHLFILLAMLGLVLIAPVFGVGLEPGRFNPVDFAGTLLLVQAWFPRESMALWNGPAWSLSAEWFAYLAFPAFAALALRLRARPWVLIALAILLFVALDAFYRAWFGRMLPRAEDSLGILRIIPEFLYGIGLYYLGQRWTPSPRMSLMGALVATTLLLTFMQIGADDRVIVAAAGPFILSLALLAKAPVRTFLSHPVLMFAGEASFALYLVHIPILMVWRNAAQAFAGWGADYRMGLAELAAMLVLTLAAAAAIHVFVEQPGRRWLRARLAPQRADPVEAQRSVHSDQGEPF; from the coding sequence GTGAGGTTCTTTCTCGCCCTCGGCGTCGTGCTGTTCCACTTCCAGCTCTACTGGACGCTCCCGGCGGAGAGCGCGGGTTTGCTGAACCGCGCGCGCCTGGGCGTGGATGTTTTCTTCATCCTGTCGGGCTTCATCCTGACCCACGTCTACCTGCAGGGAGACCGGGCCCCGAACTACAGTCGATTCCTGGCGGCGCGCCTCGCCCGGATCTATCCGGCTCACCTGTTCATCCTCCTGGCCATGCTTGGGCTGGTGCTGATCGCGCCTGTGTTCGGTGTCGGCCTCGAGCCTGGCCGGTTCAATCCCGTCGACTTCGCGGGCACCCTTCTGCTCGTCCAGGCGTGGTTCCCGCGAGAGAGCATGGCGCTCTGGAACGGACCGGCCTGGTCGCTATCGGCGGAGTGGTTCGCCTATCTGGCCTTCCCCGCCTTTGCCGCCCTCGCGCTCCGGCTGCGGGCCAGGCCGTGGGTGTTGATCGCCCTCGCCATTCTGTTGTTCGTCGCTTTGGACGCCTTCTACCGCGCCTGGTTCGGCCGGATGCTGCCTCGGGCCGAGGATAGCCTCGGGATCCTGCGCATCATTCCCGAATTCCTCTACGGCATTGGCCTCTACTATCTCGGTCAGCGCTGGACGCCTTCGCCGCGAATGTCCCTCATGGGCGCCCTGGTCGCCACGACCCTGCTGCTGACGTTCATGCAGATCGGCGCCGACGACCGGGTCATCGTGGCGGCGGCCGGTCCCTTCATCCTGTCGCTCGCCCTGTTGGCCAAGGCTCCGGTCCGGACCTTCCTGTCTCACCCCGTGCTCATGTTCGCCGGCGAGGCTTCGTTCGCCCTCTATCTCGTCCACATCCCCATCCTGATGGTGTGGCGCAACGCGGCGCAGGCGTTCGCCGGCTGGGGCGCTGACTATCGAATGGGCCTGGCTGAACTGGCCGCCATGCTTGTGTTGACGCTCGCCGCCGCGGCCGCCATCCATGTCTTCGTCGAGCAGCCCGGCCGACGGTGGCTGCGGGCGCGGCTGGCGCCGCAGCGCGCAGACCCTGTCGAGGCGCAGCGATCCGTCCACAGCGATCAGGGAGAACCGTTTTGA
- a CDS encoding DUF411 domain-containing protein: MNPANLNRRLLVAAAVFIGMGGSACAQTRPSRNLTVFKTPTCACCDAWIAHMREAGFTTTITVLPSLQSVRSSRGMPDALASCHTGLIDGYLVEGHVPAPDVIRLLTERPAAVGVAVPGMPPGSPGTATPQGQKEPYDTLLVLRSGATRVFARHNPPA; encoded by the coding sequence TTGAATCCCGCCAATCTGAACCGTCGTCTGCTGGTGGCCGCGGCCGTCTTCATCGGCATGGGCGGATCCGCCTGCGCCCAGACCCGTCCGTCCAGAAACCTCACGGTCTTCAAGACGCCGACCTGCGCCTGTTGCGACGCCTGGATCGCGCACATGCGCGAGGCGGGCTTCACCACCACCATCACCGTCCTTCCGAGCCTTCAATCGGTCCGGAGCAGCCGGGGCATGCCGGACGCGCTCGCCTCCTGTCATACCGGTCTGATCGATGGTTATCTGGTCGAGGGTCATGTGCCGGCCCCGGACGTCATTCGACTGCTGACCGAGAGACCGGCGGCGGTGGGCGTCGCGGTCCCGGGCATGCCGCCCGGTTCGCCCGGGACCGCGACGCCGCAGGGGCAGAAGGAGCCCTACGACACCCTGCTGGTGCTTCGCTCGGGCGCGACCCGCGTGTTCGCCCGCCACAACCCGCCGGCCTGA
- a CDS encoding YybH family protein, giving the protein MSRTSLALVLSLAVLSATPVFAQDHAHGHAQAAGSVAAEAADAAAAVDAFHVALKAGDTAVALALMAPDVMIFEEGGAERSRDEYASHHLGSDAAFAAASEATVTRRSGWADGDIAWITTEGRTTGQFNGRAVDRLTTETMVLKRHADGWRIHHIHWSSRAPG; this is encoded by the coding sequence ATGTCCCGCACCTCTCTCGCACTCGTCCTGTCGCTCGCCGTGCTTTCGGCGACCCCCGTCTTCGCCCAGGACCACGCCCACGGGCACGCCCAGGCCGCCGGCTCGGTCGCCGCGGAAGCTGCGGACGCGGCGGCTGCCGTCGACGCCTTTCACGTCGCCCTGAAGGCCGGCGACACGGCCGTCGCCCTGGCCCTGATGGCGCCGGATGTGATGATCTTCGAGGAGGGTGGCGCGGAGCGATCGCGCGACGAGTATGCGTCCCATCACCTGGGCTCGGACGCCGCCTTCGCCGCCGCCTCTGAAGCGACGGTGACGCGCAGATCGGGATGGGCCGACGGGGACATCGCCTGGATCACCACCGAAGGCCGCACTACGGGCCAATTCAACGGCCGCGCCGTAGACCGCCTGACGACCGAAACCATGGTCCTCAAACGCCATGCCGACGGCTGGCGCATCCACCACATTCACTGGTCGTCGCGCGCGCCCGGCTGA
- the copD gene encoding copper homeostasis membrane protein CopD produces the protein MLDVAVIALRWLQYSGAVVLLGAPLFLLYSFRGADAPDLAWSRPTLRLAAIIVALGSLAALVAQTAVMAGSLGEAVKPASLSFMVTGTALGTAMVVRAATALLGLVALVALKPGRALWSVTTALGLIVAASFAWTGHGAATEGPGGPIHLVANIIHAVAAALWLGALAALTALLLRRAGPDDLAIHRALHGFAGLGTLAVLLLVLTGLVNSWFLIGPERVASIAGNLYGQLLVAKLVLFGLMLALAASNRFRLTPTLGSALETGQPSVAAMSALRRSLLVETGLGLALIGVVAVMGTLPPPASL, from the coding sequence GTGCTGGACGTCGCGGTCATCGCGCTCCGCTGGCTTCAATACAGCGGCGCCGTCGTCCTTCTCGGCGCGCCGCTGTTCCTTCTCTACAGCTTCAGAGGCGCCGACGCGCCGGACCTGGCCTGGTCGCGACCGACATTGCGCCTCGCCGCGATCATCGTCGCGCTCGGCTCGCTCGCCGCCCTGGTGGCACAGACGGCCGTCATGGCGGGGTCGCTCGGCGAAGCCGTCAAACCCGCGTCCCTGTCCTTCATGGTCACCGGCACGGCCCTGGGCACGGCGATGGTCGTGCGGGCCGCCACCGCATTGCTTGGGCTTGTTGCCTTGGTCGCCCTGAAACCCGGTCGCGCGCTCTGGAGCGTGACGACCGCCTTGGGTCTGATCGTGGCCGCCAGCTTCGCGTGGACGGGTCACGGCGCGGCCACCGAGGGCCCTGGCGGGCCCATCCATCTTGTCGCCAACATCATTCACGCGGTGGCAGCGGCCTTGTGGCTGGGCGCCCTGGCGGCGTTGACGGCCCTGCTTCTGCGCCGAGCCGGTCCGGACGACCTTGCAATCCATCGCGCCCTGCATGGCTTCGCCGGCCTTGGAACGCTCGCGGTCCTGTTGCTGGTGCTGACCGGTCTCGTGAACAGCTGGTTCCTGATCGGTCCCGAGCGCGTGGCGTCGATCGCGGGCAACCTCTACGGCCAGCTTCTGGTCGCCAAGCTCGTCCTTTTCGGTTTGATGCTTGCGCTGGCGGCGAGCAACCGGTTCCGGCTGACGCCGACACTGGGCTCTGCGCTGGAGACGGGCCAACCCTCCGTCGCCGCCATGAGCGCGCTCCGGCGCAGCCTGTTGGTCGAAACGGGTCTGGGACTCGCCCTGATCGGCGTCGTGGCGGTCATGGGAACCCTGCCGCCCCCGGCGTCTCTGTAG
- the copC gene encoding copper homeostasis periplasmic binding protein CopC yields the protein MRYFNPAPFIAVAAVVAFAAGPAAAHSRLVSATPAPDSTVAAPRTLTLTFSERSVPAFSGFDVVNAAGEKVAIRTSVAEDSRTLTGALARPLAAGAYRIDWRIASSDGHRMTGSYTFTVR from the coding sequence ATGCGTTACTTCAACCCCGCGCCCTTCATCGCCGTCGCGGCGGTCGTGGCCTTCGCAGCCGGACCGGCGGCGGCCCACTCCCGCCTGGTCAGCGCGACGCCGGCGCCCGACTCGACCGTGGCCGCGCCCCGGACGCTCACCCTGACCTTCAGCGAACGCAGCGTTCCCGCCTTTTCCGGCTTCGATGTCGTCAATGCGGCGGGGGAGAAGGTCGCGATCCGCACCTCGGTCGCCGAGGACAGCAGGACCCTCACGGGCGCTCTGGCTCGCCCGCTGGCCGCCGGCGCTTACCGCATCGACTGGCGTATCGCGTCGAGCGACGGCCACCGTATGACGGGATCCTACACCTTCACGGTGCGCTGA
- a CDS encoding DUF305 domain-containing protein gives MSHQQVDHDRRGAARGLGPYRSLYLELALDFVIMYLVMYTMIATLGHFYLNLNNVYMTLMMVAPMAVLMLVFMRSMYPSRKTNLVIGAVAAVIFVGSFIGMRTQAFVGDDEFLRSMIPHHSGAVLMCEQASLTDPEIIALCDGIVRGQQEEIAQMQALLEKRRR, from the coding sequence ATGTCTCATCAACAGGTGGATCACGACCGGCGAGGCGCCGCTCGTGGACTTGGCCCTTACCGGAGCCTGTACCTGGAGTTGGCGCTCGATTTCGTCATCATGTACCTGGTCATGTACACGATGATCGCCACGCTCGGTCATTTTTACCTCAACCTGAACAACGTCTACATGACGCTGATGATGGTCGCACCGATGGCGGTCCTCATGCTCGTCTTCATGCGGTCCATGTATCCGTCGCGCAAAACGAACCTGGTTATTGGAGCGGTCGCGGCCGTGATCTTCGTCGGCAGCTTCATCGGCATGCGCACCCAGGCGTTCGTTGGCGACGACGAATTCCTGCGATCGATGATCCCACACCACTCCGGTGCCGTGTTGATGTGCGAGCAAGCGTCCCTGACCGATCCGGAGATCATCGCCCTGTGTGACGGCATCGTGCGTGGCCAACAGGAGGAGATCGCCCAGATGCAGGCGCTCCTCGAGAAGCGTCGCCGCTGA
- a CDS encoding heavy metal translocating P-type ATPase produces the protein MSTHPHNHASGHACCGAKASDGAAAVKDPVCGMSVDPTTTAHRANHDGQDYFFCSAGCRTKFISDPVRYLTPRAEAEPVIPGAIYTCPMHPEIRQEGPGSCPICGMALEPETVTAEAPPNHELIDFTRRFWVGLVLTLPVFALEMGGHLTNLHMFIPGQMSNWIQFGLATPVVLWCGWPFFERGWTSLRTRRLNMFTLIAMGVGVAWLYSVVAVFAPTLFPPAFLKADGSAPVYFEAAAVITVLVLVGQILELRAREQTSGAIRALLDLTPKTARRIRADGVDEDVSLDQIAVGDRLRVRPGEKIPVDGELLEGRVAVDESMVTGESMPVTKDVGDRVVAGALNKTGSFIMRADKVGADTLLAQIVQMVAQAQRSRAPIQRLADTVSGWFVPTVIAIALLAAVVWGLVGPEPRLSYALVAAVSVLIIACPCALGLATPISIMVGVGRGAHAGVLIKNAEALERFEKVDTLVLDKTGTLTEGRPSVTAILPAQGFDEADILRLSASLERGSEHPLADAIVRAAKDRDIPLTKAVDFDSPVGRGVRGTIEGRQVALGNTRFLGELSIDVSALEPKAEALRHDGATAIFVAIDGKAAGVIGIADPIKATTPAAILALKAAGLRLVMMTGDNRTTAEAVARRLGIDEVQAEVLPQDKASVVQQLRSQGRIVAMAGDGVNDAPALAAADVGVAMGAGSDVAIESAGVTLLGGDLQGIVRARHLSRAVMGNIRQNLVFAFGYNALGIPVAAGLLYPVFGWLLSPALAALAMALSSVSVIGNALRLRGVRL, from the coding sequence ATGTCTACGCATCCTCACAATCATGCCTCGGGTCACGCCTGCTGCGGGGCGAAGGCCTCGGATGGAGCGGCTGCGGTCAAGGATCCCGTCTGCGGCATGTCGGTCGATCCGACGACTACCGCTCATCGAGCCAATCATGATGGTCAGGACTATTTCTTCTGCTCGGCGGGGTGCCGTACCAAGTTCATCTCCGATCCGGTGCGTTACCTGACTCCTCGTGCGGAAGCCGAGCCGGTAATTCCCGGCGCCATCTACACCTGCCCGATGCACCCCGAGATCCGGCAGGAAGGCCCAGGCTCCTGCCCGATCTGCGGCATGGCGCTTGAGCCGGAGACGGTCACGGCGGAAGCCCCGCCCAACCACGAACTGATCGACTTCACTCGCCGCTTCTGGGTCGGTCTGGTCCTGACGCTGCCCGTCTTCGCTCTCGAGATGGGCGGGCATCTGACAAATCTTCACATGTTCATCCCGGGCCAGATGTCGAACTGGATCCAGTTCGGGCTGGCGACCCCCGTCGTCCTGTGGTGCGGCTGGCCCTTCTTCGAGCGCGGTTGGACATCGCTGCGCACCCGGCGGCTGAATATGTTCACCCTGATCGCCATGGGGGTCGGCGTCGCGTGGCTCTACAGCGTCGTGGCCGTCTTCGCGCCAACCCTGTTCCCGCCCGCCTTCCTGAAGGCCGACGGAAGCGCGCCGGTGTATTTCGAGGCGGCGGCGGTCATCACCGTGCTGGTCCTCGTCGGGCAGATTCTGGAACTGCGCGCCCGCGAACAGACATCGGGCGCGATCCGCGCCCTGCTGGACCTCACGCCCAAGACCGCGCGCCGAATCCGGGCGGACGGCGTCGATGAAGATGTCTCGCTTGACCAGATCGCCGTGGGCGACCGCCTGCGCGTCCGGCCAGGAGAAAAAATCCCGGTCGATGGCGAACTCCTGGAGGGTCGGGTCGCTGTCGATGAATCCATGGTGACCGGCGAGTCCATGCCGGTGACCAAGGACGTCGGCGACCGCGTCGTGGCGGGCGCGCTCAACAAGACCGGATCCTTCATCATGCGCGCCGACAAGGTGGGCGCCGACACCCTTCTGGCGCAGATCGTCCAGATGGTGGCCCAGGCCCAGCGCAGTCGTGCTCCGATCCAGAGATTGGCCGATACCGTCTCCGGATGGTTCGTTCCCACAGTGATCGCGATCGCCCTGCTCGCCGCCGTCGTCTGGGGCCTGGTCGGTCCCGAACCCCGCCTGTCCTACGCCCTGGTCGCCGCCGTTTCGGTGCTCATCATCGCCTGTCCCTGTGCGTTGGGTCTGGCCACCCCGATCTCGATCATGGTCGGGGTGGGACGTGGCGCCCACGCCGGCGTCCTGATCAAGAACGCCGAGGCGCTCGAACGCTTCGAGAAGGTCGACACTCTCGTTTTGGACAAGACCGGCACCCTGACGGAGGGCCGTCCGTCGGTGACGGCGATCCTGCCCGCCCAAGGCTTCGACGAAGCGGACATCCTGCGTCTTTCGGCCAGCCTCGAGCGGGGCAGCGAACATCCGTTGGCCGACGCAATCGTCCGGGCAGCCAAGGATCGGGACATCCCCCTTACCAAGGCCGTGGACTTCGACAGCCCGGTCGGTCGCGGCGTCCGCGGGACGATTGAGGGCCGCCAGGTCGCCCTCGGCAACACCCGTTTTCTCGGAGAGCTTTCAATCGACGTCTCCGCGCTGGAGCCGAAGGCGGAGGCCCTTCGCCACGACGGCGCCACAGCGATCTTCGTCGCGATCGACGGAAAGGCGGCCGGGGTCATCGGCATCGCCGATCCCATCAAGGCCACCACGCCGGCTGCGATCCTCGCGCTGAAAGCGGCCGGTCTGCGGCTGGTGATGATGACCGGGGACAACCGGACGACGGCCGAAGCGGTCGCGCGTCGCCTCGGCATCGACGAAGTCCAGGCGGAGGTTCTGCCGCAGGACAAGGCGTCTGTGGTTCAACAGCTTCGTTCGCAGGGTCGGATCGTCGCCATGGCGGGAGATGGCGTCAACGATGCCCCTGCCCTCGCCGCCGCCGATGTCGGCGTCGCCATGGGGGCGGGTTCGGACGTCGCCATCGAAAGCGCCGGCGTCACCCTGCTGGGCGGAGATCTGCAAGGCATCGTGCGCGCACGGCATCTGTCCCGCGCGGTGATGGGCAACATCCGCCAAAACCTCGTTTTCGCCTTCGGCTACAACGCCCTTGGCATCCCCGTGGCGGCTGGCCTGCTTTATCCCGTCTTCGGCTGGCTTCTCTCCCCGGCGCTGGCGGCGCTCGCGATGGCGCTCTCCTCGGTCAGTGTGATCGGCAATGCGCTGAGACTGCGCGGGGTGAGGCTCTAG
- a CDS encoding metal-sensitive transcriptional regulator produces the protein MQTDTKPKVLNRLSRIEGQVRGIARMVEDDRYCVDLLTQLQAVRAALHRVETEVLRDHLDHCVMGAMTGDDLEDRKAKASELIELLARASR, from the coding sequence ATGCAAACCGACACGAAACCCAAAGTCCTCAACAGGCTCAGCCGGATCGAAGGCCAAGTGCGGGGAATCGCCCGCATGGTCGAAGACGACCGGTACTGCGTCGATCTGCTGACCCAGTTGCAGGCTGTCCGGGCCGCGCTCCATCGCGTGGAGACCGAAGTGCTGAGGGATCACCTCGACCACTGCGTCATGGGAGCCATGACCGGCGACGATCTCGAGGATCGAAAAGCCAAGGCCAGCGAGCTGATCGAACTCCTGGCGCGGGCCAGTCGGTAG
- a CDS encoding DUF305 domain-containing protein, with protein MKRISLVLAACALSAACSPQADEPAVAAPEVVATAGAHGAMEGGMAAAAAGDSVATQGYKASMNTMMEAMQAFTGDADIDFMKQMRGHHVAAISMARVELAQGKDAQARSLAQEVITAQEREITLIDAWLAQKGASAAPAA; from the coding sequence ATGAAACGCATCAGCCTCGTCCTCGCCGCCTGCGCCCTGTCAGCGGCCTGTTCCCCGCAAGCCGACGAGCCAGCAGTGGCCGCGCCGGAGGTCGTCGCAACGGCGGGCGCCCACGGCGCGATGGAGGGCGGCATGGCCGCGGCCGCGGCCGGCGACTCCGTCGCCACCCAAGGCTACAAGGCCTCGATGAACACCATGATGGAGGCGATGCAGGCCTTCACCGGAGACGCGGACATCGATTTCATGAAGCAGATGCGGGGTCACCACGTCGCCGCCATCTCGATGGCCCGTGTGGAACTTGCGCAAGGCAAGGACGCTCAGGCGCGGAGTCTGGCCCAGGAGGTGATCACTGCGCAGGAGCGCGAAATCACTCTGATCGATGCCTGGCTCGCCCAGAAGGGAGCGTCTGCGGCTCCCGCCGCCTGA